A region of Gracilinanus agilis isolate LMUSP501 chromosome 3, AgileGrace, whole genome shotgun sequence DNA encodes the following proteins:
- the SHISA2 gene encoding protein shisa-2 homolog, with translation MWGGRLWSSSSSSSSSSSPTLLQLLLAALLAAGARASGEYCHGWLDAQGVWRIGFQCPERFDGGDATICCGSCALRYCCSSADARLDQGGCDNDRQQGGNEPGRSDKDSPDGAAVPIYVPFLIVGSVFVAFIILGSLVAACCCRCLRPKQEPQQSRAPGGNRLMETIPMIPSASTSRGSSSRQSSTAASSSSSANSGARAPPTRSQTNCCLPEGTMNNVYVNMPTNFSVLNCQQATQIVPHQGQYLHPQYVGYTVQHDSMPMTPVPPFLDSLQTGYRQIQSPYPHASSEQKMYPAVTV, from the exons ATGTGGGGCGGACGTCTGTGGtcctcctcatcctcatcctcctcgtcctcctcccccacccttcTGCAGCTGCTGCTGGCGGCGCTGCTGGCGGCGGGGGCGCGGGCCAGCGGGGAGTACTGCCATGGCTGGCTGGACGCGCAGGGCGTCTGGCGGATCGGTTTCCAGTGTCCCGAGCGCTTCGACGGCGGCGATGCTACCATCTGCTGTGGCAGCTGCGCCTTGCGCTACTGCTGCTCCAGCGCCGACGCGCGGCTTGACCAGGGCGGCTGCGACAACGATCGCCAGCAGGGGGGCAACGAGCCGGGTCGCTCGGACAAAGACAGCCCAGACGGCGCCGCAG TGCCTATCTATGTGCCATTCCTCATCGTGGGGTCAGTGTTCGTTGCCTTTATCATCTTGGGATCTTTAGTGGCTGCTTGCTGCTGTAGGTGTTTGCGACCTAAGCAGGAACCACAGCAGAGCCGGGCACCTGGAGGTAATCGATTGATGGAAACGATTCCCATGATTCCAAGTGCCAGCACCTCTCGTGGATCCTCCTCTCGTCAATCCAGCACTGCTGCCAGCTCCAGTTCCAGTGCCAACTCCGGTGCCAGAGCTCCCCCTACAAGGTCACAGACCAACTGCTGCTTGCCAGAAGGGACCATGAATAATGTATACGTCAACATGCCAACTAATTTCTCAGTGTTGAACTGTCAGCAGGCTACCCAGATTGTGCCCCACCAAGGACAATACCTGCACCCCCAGTACGTGGGCTACACGGTGCAACATGACTCCATGCCTATGACACCTGTGCCGCCCTTCCTGGACAGTCTGCAGACGGGGTACAGGCAAATCCAGTCTCCTTATCCCCATGCCAGTAGTGAACAGAAGATGTATCCAGCAGTGACTGTATAA